The window TCCATGCTGAGGATGGGAATGAAACAAACGAACTTCACAGTCTGTAACAAAACATTAGTTGGACTTACCGAGCAGAAAAAAACGCACGACATAATCTACGGGGTTTGCTCATACGATTTAAACATTAATTTCTACATTCACTTTGTATGGAagccatctcatgttggcatacgcaagcacgaccacgcaAACAAGCTGGcaaaggaagcctgcagcaaagatactgtgaacatagatctggggatgcctcttgctagggttgcacatatattgaaaagttctcacaaGGAAGAAAacgtagatctgacgaacactcaaaggcctgaaagctgtaccataaggcactgcgATCAGTATAGGGATAGCAAGCCCTCCTGTGGGTGCAGATAAATCTAGATATAGACTGTGTAACCAAGCAAATAAAAGCGAACACTTGAGCactatatatttaatttcatctgatatattggaagatatactcgtactatatcgtAAATttcctatgtaaatatatatatcaatatatatatatatttatatatgtgtgtgtgtgtgtgtctgtgtatgtgtgtgtgtttgtttgcgtgtgtgtgtatatgtgtgcatatatgtatatatatatatatatatatatatatatatatatacacacgcacacacacacacacacacacacacacacacacacacacacacacatatatatatatatatatatatatatttatatatatatatatatatatgtgtgtgtgtgtgtgtgtgtgtgcatgtttgtgtgtgtgtgtgtgtgtgtgtgtttgtgtgtgtgtgtgtgtgtttgtgtatttgtgtgtctatatttatgtttatacacacacacacacacacaaacacacacacacacacacacacatatatatacatatatatacacatatatgtagaaagatagatagatagatagacatacagatatatacatacacaagtgcacacacacacacacacacacacacacatatatatatatatatatatatatatgtatgtgtgtgtgtgtgtgtgtgtgtgtgtgtgtgtgtgtgtacgtgtgtgtgtgtgtgtatatatatatatatatatatatatatatatatatatatatttatatacacacatatacacacaaacacacacacatacacacacacacatatatgtatatatatatatatatatatatatatatatatatatacacacacacacacacatatatgtgtgtgtatatacatatatatatatatatatatatatatatatatgtatatatatatatttatatatatgtatatatatatatatatatatatatatatatatatatgcatacacacaaacacacaaatatatatatatatatatatatatatatatatatatatatatatatacacacacacacacacacacacatatatgtgtgtgtatatacatatatatatatatatatatatatatatatatatatatatatatatgtatatatatatttatatatatatgtgtatatatacatatatatatatatatatatatatatatatatatatatatatatatatgcatacacacaaacacacaaatatatatatatatatatatatatatatatacacacacacacacacacacacacacacacacacacacacacacacacacacacacacacacacacatatatatatatatatatatatatatatatatatatatatagctatctttctattcaaatatatgtaaatatatatatatatatatatatatatatatatatatacacatacatacacacagacacacacacacgtatatatatatatatatatatatatatatatatatatatatatatatatatatatatatttatatatatatatatgtctgtctgtctgtctgtctctctccttctcaaactgtctgtctgtctgtctatctctctttctgtctgtatgtctatctgtctctgtctatctttctgtctatctgtctgtctttctatctgtctgtctgtttgtctatctgtcagtctgtctgtctatctcttttttctctgtgttagtgtgtctgtctgtctgtgtgtgtgtgtctatctctctctctctctctctctctctctctttctctctctctctctttctgtctgtctttccctcttctgtgtgtctttctatctgtctgtttgtctatctgtcagtctgtctttctgtctatttacttctctttctgtgtgtgtgagtgtgtgtatgtgtgtgtgtgtgtgcgtgtgtgtgtgtgtgtgtgtgtgtgtgtgtgtgtgtgtgtgtgtgtgtctttctgaatgtctatatatctgtctgtctgtctctctttcactctccccctctctgtctgtctgtttttctctcgtctgtctgtctgtctgtctgtctgtctgtatgtctttgtttttctctctgtcattctcttgtctctcgtttatctgtctgtatgtccttctctatctgtctgtctgttttcccgtcttctgtgtctctgtctgtctgtctgcctgtctctgtctctctgtctgtctgtctatctctgtctgtctgtctttctctcgtctgtctgtctgtctctgtatgtctgtatatcagtctctcgtcttcccctctgtctgtcatctttctgtctgtctgtttctctctttatttctgcctgtcttctttctccctctgtctgtctgtctgtctatttgtctctcgtttgtctgtctctctgtctctcgtttatctgtctgtctgtctctcttttcctgtctctatctcttttttactgtttgtctgtctgtttctttttttctgtctgtctctgtctgtctctctctttctgtctgtccgtcttctgtctgcctctgtctgtctctctgtttatctgtctctgtctgtctgtctgtttgtctctctctctttctgtctgtctgtctgtctctatctctttctgtctgtcagtctgtttgtctttctctttctgtctgtctgtctctttttgtctgtttgtctatgtctgtctgtctgtctctctgtctgtctttctctctctgtctgtctcagtttatctgtgtgtgtctctctttgtcttcctatgtctgtctctctttttctgtatatatgtatatatacatatatatatatatacatatatatgtatatatataattgtgtttatatatgtatatatatgtatccatatgtatgtatatgtatatgtatgtatatatatatatatatatatatatatatatatatatatatatttgtatatatacatatatatatacatattatatacatatgtttatatacttatatatacgtatatatatatatatatatatatatatatatatatgtatgtatgcatataaacatacatatatatacatatatatgtatatataaacatatatacgtatatatatagatatagatgtacatatatataactatatatacatatacatatatatgtgtatgtatatatatacacacatatctatacaaatatatatatacacatatgtacaaacagacacacacacacacacacacacacacacacacacacacacacacacacacacacacatacacacatatatatatatatatatatatatatatatatatatatatatgtttgtgtatatatatatatatatgtatatatatatatggttgtgtgtatatatatatatatatatatatatatatatatatatatatatatacacgcatggctgcgctttgccgcgcccaacctttgcctccacctcctggggtccctctgagcaagcctcctgcagcattccttcccactcccagcacaacttggcagttctgatcgacttgcttcagccaagagttccgtggccttccccttggtcttctccagcctgggtcaaccctctcggagatgaccctatgagccggatcttcctcaggaaaatgagccacatgcccatataggtgaagttggcgctctcgtatcagactggtaataagtcttgaatcagtctcatggagaatactctgattggacacatggtccctccaggtataccctctgattctgcgaagacacttagcaccaaaggagtcaagattggccttcagagcactgttcagtgtccaggtctcacacccatagagtaagaccgggatcacaaGTGCTCttaagagcctgatcttagttctcctagtcaaatactgacagcgccaaatactcctattgagtgagtccataacgccgtaggccagtccgagtcgtcgagtgacttcccggccggaacctccgtcgctctgcactacactaccaagataagtgaagctatccaaaacctcaatgttctcgccacaggcatacacagactgaacatcgcaaccaaaaagtccccaaattcctgaaccttggtcttggtccagttaactgcaagtcccaatggcttcgcctcctcatacagcgcctcgagagctacttccaggacctccagtgtctctgctagaatcactgcatcatcggcaaagtcaatgtctgtgaccttgaaattaccaactgatgccccacaggaactatggttcacggcacggccaagtatccagtccatacaggtattgaaaagggttggggccaggacacatccctgtctcaccccggcagacaccgggaaaaaggcagagatgccctccccacacttgacagcactctctgtatctgtatacaggccagacagcaaaccaataatcccaggggggatcccacggagaccaaGTAGGGTCCAGAGACGAAAGCTTTCTTGAGAttaacataagctgcaagcataccttgttgaaactcaaatcggcgttccacaatgacacgaagtgctaagacacggtctatagttgacttcttgggtgtaaaaccagactgctcaggtctctgtgctcgtaataggtggtcgatCACCCGTGCCAAAaccagatgagcgaggaccttgcctggtacgctgagcaatgtaatacttttgtagttgccacagtccttttggtcccctttccctttccagatagggatgaccaagccccttttccagtcaggaggaatggtaccagtctcccaaacgacagacaggactgcatgcaaaccacagagcatggcttctccacctgccttcaacaactacgcagcaatcccacagacaccagcagcctttccactcttcagcctagagaccgcccttctcacctctttgatggaaggtggttcctcactgattgatggatcagccactagtggctgtgtgccactAGTGGAGTTGTGAAgatgggggatctaccctatacagttgctcaaagtactcagcccagcgtgccctatactcacccggctctaacacaatgcgaccatcctctgcatagctcgtatccttccctgtcagtgccagtgactgcattgaagtcccccaagaccatgagggtgtccccccggggacattgatccactatagagtcaagtttggtgtagaacatctctttctcttcaagcccacttccctcagtaggagcgtaaactgccactagagatatgaagtccaaagtgtgcttcattctcacaagcagaatgcgctcgtcaaccggggtaaccttcttgactgaggaacggaagcggtcagatacagccaccgtgacacccctaaggcgcgcaccattgctacagccagaccagtaataggtataacccccactactggtctcaccactaccaggccgtcgcacctcagagagagcagcgatggcaatcccgatatatatatatatatatatatatatatatatatatatatatatatgtatgtatatatatatgtatatatatatacacatatatatatatacatatatatgtacatatgtatcatatatatgtatatacatatgcatatatgcatatatatatatatatatatatatatatatgcatatatatatatatatatatatatatatatatatatatatatgcatatatgtgtacatgtacatatctatatctatatatatctatttatagatatagaagcatatatatatatatatatatatatatatatatacatacacacatatgtatatgtgtgtgtatatacagccaTCCACAGACAAGAGGAAGCCAGGAGAGACAGTAGACCACAGACAAAAGCAAGCCATGAGAGACAGCCGTCCACAGACAAAATGAATCCAGGAGAGACAGCCGTCCACAGACAAAAGGAAGCCAGGAGAGACAGCCGACCACAGACAAAAGGAAGCCAGGAGAGACAGCCGAAAAGAGACAATAGGAAGCCAGGAGAGACAGTCGACCACAGACAAAAGCAAGCCAGGAGAGACAGCCGTCCACAGACAAAATGAATCCAGGAGAGACAGCCGACCACAGACAAAAGGAAGCCAGGAGAGACAACCGACCACAGACAAAAAGAACCCAGGAGAGACAGCCgaaaagagacaaaaggaagCCAGGGGAGACAGTCGACCACAGACAAAAGGAAGCCAGGAGAGACAGCCGTCCACAGACAAAAGGAAGCCAGGAGAGACAGCCGTCCACAAACAAAAGGAAGCCAGAGAGACAGCCGACCACAGACAAAAGGAAGCCAGGAGAGACAGCCGACCATAGACAAAATGAAGCCAGGAGAGACAGCCGACCACAGACAAAAGGAAGCCAGGAGAGACAGCCGACCACAGACAAAAGGAAGCCAGGAGAGACAGTCGACCACAGACAAAAGGAAGCCAGGAGAGACAGCCGACCACAGACAAAAGGAAGCCAGGAGAGACAGCCGTCCACAGACAAAAGGAAGCCAGGAGAGACAGCCGACCACAGACAAAAGGAAGCCAGGAGAGACAGCCGACCACAGACAAAAGGAAGCCAGGAGAGACAGCCGTCCACAGACAAAAGGAAGCCAGGAGAGACAGCCGACCACAGACAAAAGGAAGCCAGGAGAGACAGCCGACCACAGACAAAAGGAAGCCAGGAGAGACAGCCgaaaagagacaaaaggaagCCAGGGGAGACAGTCGACCACAGACAAAAGGAAGCCAGGAGAGACAGCCGACCACAGACAAAATGAAGCCAGGAGAGACAGCCGACCACAGACAAAAGGAAGCCAGGAGAGACAGCCGTCCACAGACAAAAGGAAGCCAGGAGAGACAGCCGACCACAGACAAAAGGAAGCCAGGAGAGACAGCCGTCCACAAACAAAAGGAAGCCAGAGAGACAGCCGACCACAGACAAAAGGAAGCCAGGAGAGACAGCCGACCACAGACAAAATGAAGCCAGGAGAGACAGCCGACCACAGACAAAAGGAAGCCAGGAGAGACAGCCGTCCACAGACAAAAGGAAGCCAGGAGAGACAGCCGACCACAGACAAAAGGAAGCCAGGAGAGACAGCCGTCCACAAACAAAAGGAAGCCAGAGAGACAGCCGACCACAGACAAAAGGAAGCCAGGAGAGACAGCCGACCACAGACAAAAGGAAGCCAGGAGAGACAGCCGACCACAGACAAAAGGAAGCCAGGAGAGACAGCCGTCCACAGACAAAATGAATCCAGGAGAGACAGCCGTCCACAGACAAAAGGAAGCCAGGAGAGACAGCCGTCCACAGACAAAATGAATCCAGGAGAGACAGCCGTCCACAGACAAAAGGAAGCCAGGAGAGACAGCCGTCCACAGACAAAAGGAAGCCAGAAAAGACAGCCGACCACAGACAAAATGAAGCCAGGAGAGACAGCTGAACAGAGacaaatgagggaagggagacaatTGAGGAAATCAGGGGCAAGGCAGTTGGATGAGGTGTTATTTTTGCTCGTGGCGGCCATGTCATGCGATCCTCGTGCCGCGGCGCAGGTGTGTCCTCGCCCAGGTGTGTCACGTGTCCTGCTGATCCTTCCCGTTCTTTGCATCgttgatatgtaatatatgaatacactgaAGGAAGTGGACGATATTTTCGGTTTATTTGGGATTTGTTTACGtttacttttcattatctttgtattGAAATGACAGTTTCTTCTGAATACGTTTTATATCGGCAATAGTTTCACACGTAAAAGACTTGTGGTAGTTATTGTTTTACAGGTCCACAAATTACAATACTGGAATGACTTTATGACTTTAAATACTCTTTTCCGAACACCACCAGAGTTGTGAAATACATCAATATTTGCGTTACCACACTGATTATCATCAATGTCTTCACCTAGGACACATCTCGTCATTACTGAAATTTAAAGGTAATTTTTCCTGATCATCGGTGATACAGTGTTAAGTAACAGTAAAAATACCTTCTGCAATTTTTGAATCGATACAGAATTACATGAAGTACAGATTGCACTTCCACTCCACAAATACGCAATGGTCATCCTAAAACACATAAATGGATTACTCCAGAAAGGTACCTTTCTAATCCTATGTTATATAAAATCACGGTAAAGAAATCCGCAGCCTCTGATCATGAAGCCATAAGCATATCTAGAGCTTTGAAACGATCTCTCCAGGAAACGTAACACTACACGCAGTATCACTTGTTTCTGGTTACATTTCCGTGATCGAAGATTTAGAGCAATCGTTCAACAGAAGTTTCGAAACATCCTATTTGCGAAATGTTTTGATTGATTCTCGAAATAAGTCCCAGGATTCGAGCCGTGCTTTGATATAATTGCTGTATTTCAACATTGAAGTTTCTAAACTGAAATAAAGTGTATTTGTAGATAttgcgtgaatatatatgtttcattCTGATACATCGTGCATGAAagtatcagacacacacacacacacacacacacaaacacacacacacacacacacacacacacacacacacacacacacacacacacacacacacacacacacacacacacacacacacacacagtacacactcacacactgggctatgtacaatcacacacacacacacacacacactcacacaaacatacatatatacatacacatgcatatatatttatataagtgtgtgtgtgtgtgtgtgtgtgtgtacatatacatacattcataagaacacacacacacacacacacacacaaacacacacacacacacacacacacacacacacacacacacacacacacacacacacacacacacacacacacacacacaaacatacacacacacacacacacacacacacacacacacacatatatatatatatatatatcatatatatatattatgtatataatatatatattatacattatacatatacatacatacataagcacacacacacacacacacacacacacacacacacacacacacacacacacacacacacatacacacaaacatgcacacacacacacacacatatatatatatatatatatatatatatatatatatatatatatatgtgtgtgtgtgtgtgtgtgtgtgtgtgtgtgtgtgtgtgtgtgtatgtgtgtgtgtgcttatgtatgtatgtatgtatatgtgtgtgcatgtgtgtgtgtgtatgtatgtatgtatgtacatatatatatatatatatatatatatatattttttttttacaaacgcacttatatgtgtatctatatatatacatatatatatgtatatatatatatattatatatatatctatatatatatgtgtgtatatatatattacatatatacatataaatacatatctatgaatatatatatatatatatatatgcatatatatttatatatatacatatatatatatatgtatatatgtatatatgtatatatatgtatatataaatatatacaaatatatatatatatatatatatatatgtgtgtgtgtgtatatatatacatatatatatatatatatgtatgtatctctctctctctctctctctctctctctctctctctctctctctctctctctctctctctctctctctctctctctctctctctctctctctctctctctttccctatttccctctttccctctctccctcttctctctctcactctttccctctctccctctttccctctctccctctttccctctctcccttccaccctccttcccttcctccctccctccctccctccctccctccctccctccctccctccctccttttctctctccctccctccctctcttctctcttctctctcctctctcctctctctctctctctctctctctctctctctctctctctctctctctctctctctctctctctctctctctctctctctctctctctctctctctctctctctctctctctctctctctctctctctctctctctctctctctctctctctctcctctcattctctctctctctctctctctctctctctctctctctctctctctctctctctctctctctctctctctctctctctctctctctctctttctctatttccctctttccctctctccctctttccctctctcactctttccctctctccctctttccctctctccctctttccctctctcccttcctccctccttcccttcctccctccctccctccctccctccctccctccctccctccctccctccttttctctctccctccctccctctctccctctctcttctctcttctctcttctctctcctctctcctctctctctctctctctctctctctctctctctctctctctctctctctctctctctctctcctctccctctctctctctctctctctctctctctctctctctctctctctctctctctctctctctctctctctctctatctatctatctctctctcctctcattctctctctctctctctctctctctctctctctctctctctctctctctctctctctctctctctctctctctctctctcgagttatATTTTGGTCTGGACCTTTCTTTGTACAGCGGCTATCAAGTACCTATCAGATGACGTGGTCGCATACTGCTCTGGTGGCCGGGATGATGATTAGCCAAGTTTTATTTAACACAGTAATTTGATATCAGGTATAAAAAGATAATTCTAAAATCTGTTACCTTATTATTACAATCTGTAAGAGTTCATCTTAAGAATTGAGATGCTGAATATGCAACGTTTTCCCTTTTGTTAGAAGAGATATTTGAAGATTAATTCCCTAGATTTGAGCTATAGTGATGTGATAAATTTATACTGAACTAAAAACAGCATGTGCAATGTCTCTTGTAAAAGGCATGATCCTGTTATTTGCTTTACGCTGTATTTTGGAGGGTCTTATactctaccctctcttccttccttcattagtCTTGTAAGATTTTAGTCAAtagatttccttttcttctttttttattttttttacataatcgaTCTAGTTTCAGTTCTACATGTCTTTAGCGTCTGGAAATGCTTACCCACTTATATATAACAAGGCAAATTTAGTGATGTTTATATGTGAAAACTTACACATTATGTTGAGTAGCAACAGATGATATAGTGCAGCAGCCAGTGTACTAAAATCACGATTACTCTTTAACTGCGAAaagatagtgtttttttttcttatttaattctatattcatttctaaacacacacacacacacacacaaagacacacacacacacacacaaagacacacacacacacacacacacacacacacacacagataaataaatatatatatatataaatatatatataaatatatatatatatatatatatatatatatatatatatagagagagagagagagagagagagagagagagagggggggagagagagagagagagagagagagagagagagagagagagagagagagagagagagagagagagagagagggggggagagagagagagagagagagagagagagagagagagagagagagagagagagagagagagagagagagagagagagagagagagagagagcgagagagagagagagagaaagagagagacatagagaaagagagagacagagacagagacagagggagagagaaagagagagagagagagagagagagagagagagagagagagagagagagagagagagagagagagagagagagagagagagagagagagagagagagagagagagagagagagagagagagagagagagagagagagagagagagagggagagagagagagaaagagagagagagggagagagagaaaaaaagagagagagagagagag of the Penaeus chinensis breed Huanghai No. 1 chromosome 27, ASM1920278v2, whole genome shotgun sequence genome contains:
- the LOC125039322 gene encoding cylicin-2-like, producing the protein MKPGETADHRQKEARRDSRPQTKGSQERQSTTDKRKPGETADHRQKEARRDSRPQTKGSQERQPTTDKRKPGETADHRQKEARRDSRPQTKGSQERQPTTDKRKPGETADHRQKEARRDSRKETKGSQGRQSTTDKRKPGETADHRQNEARRDSRPQTKGSQERQPSTDKRKPGETADHRQKEARRDSRPQTKGSQRDSRPQTKGSQERQPTTDKMKPGETADHRQKEARRDSRPQTKGSQERQPTTDKRKPGETAVHKQKEARETADHRQKEARRDSRPQTKGSQERQPTTDKRKPGETAVHRQNESRRDSRPQTKGSQERQPSTDKMNPGETAVHRQKEARRDSRPQTKGSQKRQPTTDKMKPGETAEQRQMREGRQLRKSGARQLDEVLFLLVAAMSCDPRAAAQVCPRPELHEVQIALPLHKYAMVILKHINGLLQKGNVTLHAVSLVSGYISVIEDLEQSFNRSFETSYLRNVLIDSRNKSQDSSRALI